A window of the Mucilaginibacter sp. cycad4 genome harbors these coding sequences:
- a CDS encoding sulfurtransferase, translating into MSPLIETNDPALAAQDTILIDARGGQDSYQRYLAGHLNHAIYADLDQHLTTKPDDPAFGGRHPLPNIQEFAVLLGNWGITPDSHVVVYDDKSGAFSASRLWWMLRAIGHENVQVLNGGLQAAKDAGVELSTEAYTPTAVDPYPVTHEYAGTVKIDEAGEAAQDPSKLVIDVRETPRYLGQTEPLDLIAGHIPGALNLPYINNLGTDGKYLPADELRKAYDAAIGDVAHSEVIVHCGSGVTACHTLLGMDYAGISGPKLYVGSWSEWSRRDLPIGKEER; encoded by the coding sequence ATGTCGCCACTTATTGAAACCAACGACCCGGCTTTAGCCGCACAGGATACTATTCTTATTGATGCCCGCGGAGGGCAGGACTCTTACCAGCGTTACCTGGCAGGCCATTTAAACCACGCCATCTACGCCGACCTTGACCAGCACCTTACCACTAAACCCGATGACCCCGCCTTTGGCGGCAGGCACCCGCTGCCCAATATACAGGAGTTTGCCGTGCTGTTAGGTAACTGGGGCATTACACCCGATAGTCACGTAGTGGTTTATGACGATAAATCGGGCGCGTTCAGCGCATCGCGTTTATGGTGGATGCTGCGGGCAATCGGTCATGAAAATGTGCAGGTACTGAATGGGGGCTTACAAGCTGCTAAAGATGCCGGAGTAGAGTTGAGCACCGAAGCCTATACGCCAACCGCGGTTGACCCGTACCCGGTAACACATGAGTATGCAGGTACGGTTAAAATAGATGAAGCAGGTGAAGCCGCGCAAGACCCTTCAAAACTGGTAATTGATGTACGCGAAACACCACGCTACCTGGGCCAAACAGAGCCTTTAGATTTGATAGCCGGCCATATCCCCGGTGCCTTAAACCTGCCTTATATCAACAACCTCGGTACCGATGGTAAGTATTTACCTGCCGATGAGTTGCGCAAGGCTTACGATGCAGCAATTGGCGATGTAGCGCACAGCGAAGTGATAGTTCACTGCGGATCGGGTGTTACAGCCTGCCACACCCTGCTGGGCATGGATTACGCTGGTATCAGCGGCCCCAAACTTTACGTTGGTTCATGGAGCGAATGGTCAAGAAGAGATTTACCGATAGGGAAGGAAGAACGGTAG
- a CDS encoding DeoR/GlpR family DNA-binding transcription regulator: MVREERLQIILDHVSKDNKVMLTELSEKLNVSEDTVRRDIKVLADQKLLTAVRGGAIAHSPIPHHYRAREKHDVASKKVIASKVLSFLKDGQVVLFDGGTSTLAVAQSLPDDLRITVVTNSFPVASALEDHPMVEVIFAGGRLYKSSFTTIGHETINAFRNIRADLCIFGICSVHPTIGITTRDYEEAEIKKTMIEVSKETIALSTLEKINKADSYYIGPVTELGTIITDVSPDNEQLSAYREAGINIF; encoded by the coding sequence ATGGTAAGAGAAGAAAGACTCCAGATCATATTGGATCACGTATCAAAAGACAATAAGGTTATGCTTACCGAACTGAGCGAAAAACTCAATGTTTCGGAAGATACTGTACGCCGCGACATTAAAGTACTGGCCGATCAGAAGCTGCTAACGGCAGTGAGGGGCGGCGCAATTGCCCACTCTCCCATTCCACATCATTACCGGGCAAGAGAAAAGCATGATGTTGCTTCAAAAAAGGTGATAGCCTCAAAAGTGTTGAGCTTTTTAAAAGACGGGCAGGTAGTACTTTTCGACGGCGGTACATCAACCCTGGCCGTAGCCCAAAGCTTGCCCGACGATTTGAGGATCACTGTAGTTACCAATAGCTTTCCGGTTGCCAGCGCGCTTGAAGACCACCCAATGGTTGAAGTGATATTTGCAGGCGGTCGCCTGTACAAATCATCCTTTACCACCATCGGCCACGAAACAATAAATGCGTTCAGGAACATCCGTGCCGATCTTTGCATTTTTGGGATCTGCAGTGTGCACCCCACCATCGGTATCACAACAAGGGATTATGAAGAGGCCGAGATCAAGAAAACGATGATCGAAGTATCGAAAGAAACCATTGCCTTATCCACCTTAGAAAAAATAAATAAAGCTGATTCTTATTACATAGGCCCGGTAACAGAACTGGGCACCATCATCACCGATGTATCTCCCGACAATGAACAACTTTCGGCATACAGAGAAGCAGGCATTAATATCTTTTAA
- a CDS encoding ribonuclease H-like YkuK family protein, producing the protein MTWRKFSGEVIQSPIMEEVEKAIEREALLGNKLKVCIGTDSQVKGSVTDFATVIVFLREKRGAFMFIHQERTSQKMSIKERMLSEVQKSIDIAYKLCDLLDLYDVELEVHADINTNPMFKSNAALHEAMGYILSMGFVFKAKPEAFASSYCANKIVQ; encoded by the coding sequence ATGACCTGGAGAAAATTCAGCGGCGAAGTAATCCAATCGCCCATTATGGAAGAGGTTGAAAAGGCAATTGAACGCGAAGCCCTCCTCGGTAACAAGCTCAAAGTATGTATCGGCACCGACTCACAAGTTAAAGGATCCGTAACGGATTTTGCAACGGTGATCGTGTTTCTGCGCGAAAAACGCGGCGCTTTTATGTTCATACACCAGGAGCGTACTTCGCAAAAAATGAGCATCAAAGAAAGGATGCTGAGCGAAGTGCAGAAATCTATCGACATTGCTTACAAGCTTTGCGATTTGCTCGACCTATATGATGTGGAGCTTGAAGTACATGCCGACATTAACACCAACCCTATGTTTAAAAGTAACGCGGCCCTGCATGAGGCTATGGGTTACATCCTGAGCATGGGCTTTGTGTTTAAGGCCAAGCCCGAGGCTTTTGCAAGTTCATACTGCGCCAACAAAATAGTGCAGTAA
- a CDS encoding SRPBCC family protein encodes MKTYVLKREQSISISIEQAWDFFSSPLNLAKITPDDMRFVVTSDYTADTKMYAGMIITYKISPLPGIKMNWMTEITHVDNKKYFVDEQRFGPYALWHHQHHFKEIEGGVHMTDLLHYAIPYGVIGRFANAIFIKGKLEQIFDYRVKAIEDLFGVYK; translated from the coding sequence GTGAAAACATACGTTTTAAAAAGAGAGCAATCCATTTCCATCAGTATTGAACAGGCCTGGGATTTTTTCTCGTCGCCATTAAACCTGGCAAAAATCACCCCGGATGATATGCGTTTTGTGGTAACTTCCGATTATACCGCGGACACCAAAATGTACGCCGGGATGATCATCACCTATAAAATATCCCCTTTACCGGGTATCAAAATGAACTGGATGACGGAGATCACCCACGTTGATAATAAAAAGTATTTCGTTGATGAGCAGCGTTTCGGGCCATACGCTTTGTGGCACCACCAGCACCACTTTAAAGAGATAGAGGGAGGCGTTCACATGACCGATCTACTGCATTATGCCATTCCTTATGGGGTGATAGGCCGGTTTGCTAATGCTATTTTTATTAAAGGGAAGTTGGAGCAGATTTTTGATTACCGGGTTAAAGCAATTGAAGATTTGTTTGGGGTTTACAAATAA